One window of Cohnella hashimotonis genomic DNA carries:
- a CDS encoding phage tail protein → MQDEALFFSVNRPEHWSRRGLAENLDIGDAVRLRSDARYGVLDTASFGELEGVGTVSAFAVGLFGRLILLDDAGDLWTYDRHSRHHERLFVARHGLFSASAMLAATGDTLLVADPDGERMLAAYDVNSGQTRWSRSGDWVDGVYCRPLALHADSRGIYVLTRAEEPPEDEAASALSGRAPLRILRLGLSGGLIAEIEHERFALKLPADGGEHGQPFLTVSPLGDMYVYDSLGRTLFAFSAAGELLTRMMLPPLSFAGLAVDSNRQIYVGDSRSMETEGEDDRFILQFEESGELIGKVGGFRGKADAILIDGRDRMYILNGEQQTLAVLDLQPQTLAMAGGGALEGFWLSSAFDSADRETVWHKFTLEADIPDGTQLRVRYFADDTGVRTIGGNIWRIDDWIAQPDLGASEKLRGLREFWSEPVVNPGDALFFGAKGRYLWMLVEWIGSERSTPALGRLRVYFPRQTLLSYLPAVYQQETGGRGFLERYLALFGTLFDEMEERIDGMARQFDRETVGGGQLRWLATWLGLDTNEYWSDDAIRRLIRAAPDMYRYRGTRRGIEGAIETLTGMKPIIVEPAQYKALRERGDWRAVVDRLYGNDPFTFSVLLHPDQARSDMEKVLLRQLVDDIKPAHTEAKLEWLQPWMYLDLHTYLGVNTVLAEPSIFTLGDDRSMPNDTLIVDANMDRRLDAHMRLGMDSEME, encoded by the coding sequence ATGCAGGACGAGGCGTTATTTTTTTCGGTCAACAGGCCGGAGCACTGGAGCCGCCGCGGCTTAGCGGAAAATTTGGACATCGGCGACGCGGTGCGGCTGCGCAGCGACGCCCGGTACGGCGTGCTGGATACGGCGTCTTTCGGAGAGCTCGAAGGCGTCGGCACGGTGAGCGCTTTTGCCGTCGGCTTGTTCGGACGTCTCATTCTGCTCGACGACGCCGGCGATCTGTGGACCTACGACCGGCACAGCCGTCATCACGAGCGGTTGTTCGTCGCACGGCACGGCTTGTTTTCCGCCTCGGCTATGCTAGCCGCGACCGGCGATACGCTGCTTGTCGCCGATCCGGACGGCGAGCGGATGCTGGCCGCATACGACGTGAACAGCGGACAGACGCGTTGGAGCCGCTCGGGGGACTGGGTGGACGGCGTTTATTGCCGGCCGCTCGCCCTTCATGCCGACAGCCGCGGCATCTACGTGCTGACGCGCGCGGAGGAGCCGCCGGAGGACGAGGCGGCGTCGGCGCTGTCGGGCAGGGCGCCGCTTCGAATTTTGAGGCTCGGTCTGTCCGGCGGGTTGATCGCTGAGATCGAGCACGAGCGGTTCGCATTGAAGCTGCCTGCGGACGGCGGCGAGCACGGGCAGCCATTTTTGACCGTATCGCCGCTGGGCGATATGTATGTGTACGACAGTCTTGGCCGCACGCTGTTCGCTTTTTCGGCCGCCGGCGAGCTGCTGACGCGCATGATGCTGCCGCCGCTATCGTTCGCGGGTCTGGCCGTCGACTCGAACCGTCAGATATACGTGGGCGATTCGCGGAGCATGGAAACCGAGGGCGAGGACGACCGCTTTATCTTGCAATTCGAAGAGTCGGGCGAGCTGATCGGCAAGGTCGGCGGTTTCCGCGGCAAAGCGGATGCGATTCTGATCGACGGCAGGGATCGGATGTACATTTTGAACGGCGAACAGCAGACGCTGGCCGTGCTCGACCTGCAGCCCCAGACGCTCGCGATGGCTGGAGGAGGCGCGCTTGAAGGCTTTTGGCTCTCGTCGGCGTTCGACAGCGCGGACCGGGAGACGGTATGGCACAAATTTACGCTGGAAGCCGACATTCCGGACGGGACGCAGCTTCGCGTACGTTATTTCGCGGACGACACGGGCGTAAGGACTATCGGCGGCAACATCTGGCGGATTGACGATTGGATCGCGCAACCCGATCTGGGCGCTTCGGAAAAGCTTCGGGGCTTGCGCGAATTTTGGTCGGAGCCGGTCGTCAATCCGGGAGACGCCTTGTTTTTCGGGGCAAAGGGACGGTACTTGTGGATGCTGGTCGAATGGATCGGCAGCGAACGCAGCACCCCTGCGCTTGGCCGGCTGCGCGTCTATTTTCCAAGACAAACGCTGCTCTCATACTTGCCTGCCGTATATCAACAGGAGACCGGCGGGCGCGGGTTTTTGGAGCGTTATCTGGCATTGTTCGGCACGCTATTCGACGAAATGGAGGAACGCATCGACGGCATGGCCAGACAGTTCGACCGCGAGACGGTCGGCGGCGGCCAACTGAGATGGCTGGCTACCTGGCTGGGGCTCGATACCAACGAGTACTGGAGCGACGATGCGATCCGGCGGCTCATCCGCGCCGCACCCGATATGTACCGGTACCGCGGTACGCGCCGCGGCATCGAAGGGGCGATCGAAACGCTGACGGGCATGAAGCCGATCATCGTCGAGCCGGCGCAATACAAGGCGCTCCGCGAACGCGGGGATTGGCGCGCAGTCGTCGACCGGCTGTACGGCAACGATCCATTCACCTTCTCTGTGCTGCTGCATCCGGATCAAGCGCGCAGCGACATGGAGAAGGTGCTGCTCAGACAGCTGGTGGACGACATCAAGCCCGCACATACGGAAGCGAAGCTCGAGTGGCTGCAGCCTTGGATGTATTTGGACCTGCACACCTACCTGGGCGTCAACACGGTGCTGGCCGAGCCATCGATCTTTACGTTGGGCGACGACCGCTCGATGCCTAACGATACGTTGATCGTGGATGCGAATATGGATCGGCGACTCGATGCGCATATGCGTCTCGGGATGGATTCGGAGATGGAATGA
- a CDS encoding baseplate J/gp47 family protein has protein sequence MKPDATERTGMRLPPPIDGSDVAAFEERFRTMAPHYTPEWRFSPEDPDAGTALFFLAAEMLEENVKRLNRAPLNNFISFLELMGVKLQPARAARATAVFRLAEGAYEPVYVPQGTQLTAEAPDGGEDISFETEHALLVTPARLLEWINVHPQRDMIVRASGAYEDEAAAGIAPEIAVFGAEGEDLQRHELYIRHDGLFQLNHPARLTLAWFNSAKRYAEPELARGMADTNWLEWSWYDEAAGEWRLFDRVTSARNEVTLWKTSRGRLGNSVVGDSDGRWIRARVKPDPDGSVVSPALAGLPEVEQLSLRGEHDVSADPAGIPPALLYSGDLELDGAGFFPFGQQFFQYSLFHLACPEAFSKHGSRLTLRFDARWDPWELRMAPDPEVRWRMVMRSSDFARKPPQRLYVRRVLWEYWNGESWMRLPGSGRYEELFADLPETQAGSFSLELDCPVDWERTFVNGTWDWWLRVRVASMDTVNRPVVEYMTPHLSRMSLTYAYSSEVRLAPDNAYILNNAEWTDKTAWLRQGGEPFRPFVPIDCPAPAVYLGFDQAPLKGPIRLSFQLGKLVAADQGAPWIEWEALVRDGLRFAWVALKGMDTTNGFTESGAFQFAGPPGLEPVRLFGVERVWLRALNRDGRFGTRGAPVPTLLRVHRNAVSIVQRRTLRDEYPEQTSGGWQLSAAPVVSHEVWVEETGFVNEQTLAEMDEDRYEAHRDSEGRQTRLWVRWQAVESFAGSLPHDRHYTIDEASGSLRFGDGKAGMELPLAGTDKVRVTYQVTEGARGNVPARAIRGLLQPLAFVDSVSNPSAAVGGGDAESLARAMERGPQHARHRGRAVSAADMEWIVREADPSIAQVRCLPGRDARLQREPGKVVVVALPLGGREGVAFFPEVKKKIEAALRDKASNLLMQGGRLAIMPPALLEISVKAVVRTGVADDIVPTEAACMKTLDRYLDTRAGQLDGRGWQIGETVHSSALYGLLQSVRTVLEVELLHMSVVVIEHGAAREVPESALRDLPHGIVVSGSHQVTARLG, from the coding sequence ATGAAGCCAGATGCAACGGAGAGGACGGGCATGCGCCTGCCTCCCCCGATCGACGGCAGCGACGTCGCGGCGTTCGAGGAGCGCTTCAGGACAATGGCGCCTCATTATACGCCGGAATGGCGGTTCTCGCCGGAGGATCCCGACGCAGGCACCGCCTTGTTTTTCCTGGCGGCCGAGATGCTGGAGGAAAACGTCAAGCGACTGAACCGCGCGCCGCTGAACAACTTCATATCTTTCCTTGAGCTGATGGGCGTCAAGCTCCAGCCCGCGCGCGCAGCGCGTGCGACGGCCGTCTTCCGCCTTGCGGAAGGCGCCTACGAGCCCGTGTACGTACCGCAAGGCACGCAGCTTACGGCCGAAGCGCCGGACGGCGGCGAGGATATCTCGTTCGAGACGGAGCATGCGCTCCTCGTGACGCCCGCCAGACTCCTCGAATGGATCAACGTCCATCCGCAGCGCGATATGATCGTGCGCGCTTCCGGCGCTTACGAGGACGAGGCTGCGGCCGGCATTGCACCCGAGATCGCGGTGTTCGGCGCGGAGGGGGAGGATCTGCAGCGGCACGAGCTGTACATCAGGCACGACGGATTGTTCCAGCTGAACCATCCTGCGCGGCTGACGCTCGCCTGGTTCAATTCCGCCAAGCGTTATGCGGAGCCCGAGCTGGCGCGCGGCATGGCCGATACGAATTGGCTCGAGTGGTCCTGGTATGACGAGGCTGCCGGCGAGTGGCGGCTGTTCGACCGGGTGACGAGCGCACGCAATGAAGTGACGCTGTGGAAGACTTCCCGGGGACGTTTAGGTAATTCGGTAGTCGGGGACTCCGATGGCCGCTGGATTCGCGCGCGGGTCAAGCCTGATCCAGACGGAAGCGTCGTATCCCCTGCCCTCGCAGGGCTGCCCGAAGTCGAACAGCTGTCGCTCCGGGGTGAACACGACGTGTCGGCGGACCCTGCCGGCATTCCGCCGGCACTGCTTTATTCCGGCGACCTGGAGCTGGACGGGGCAGGCTTTTTCCCGTTCGGGCAGCAGTTTTTCCAGTATTCGCTTTTTCATCTCGCTTGTCCCGAGGCGTTCAGCAAGCACGGCAGCCGCCTGACGCTGCGGTTCGACGCGCGCTGGGATCCTTGGGAGCTGCGTATGGCGCCCGATCCGGAGGTGCGCTGGCGCATGGTCATGCGTTCGTCCGATTTCGCGCGCAAGCCGCCTCAGCGGCTGTATGTCCGCCGCGTGCTATGGGAGTATTGGAACGGCGAGAGCTGGATGCGCCTGCCGGGCAGCGGCCGTTATGAGGAGCTGTTCGCCGACTTGCCCGAGACGCAAGCCGGCAGTTTCTCGCTTGAACTGGATTGTCCGGTCGACTGGGAGCGGACGTTCGTCAACGGCACCTGGGACTGGTGGCTTCGCGTGCGCGTCGCATCGATGGATACGGTCAACCGGCCTGTCGTCGAGTATATGACGCCCCATCTGTCGCGGATGTCGCTGACGTATGCCTATTCCTCCGAGGTCAGACTCGCTCCGGACAACGCTTATATCCTTAATAATGCGGAATGGACGGACAAAACCGCGTGGCTGCGCCAAGGCGGAGAGCCGTTCAGACCGTTCGTGCCGATCGATTGCCCCGCGCCGGCCGTATATCTGGGCTTTGATCAGGCGCCGCTCAAGGGCCCTATCCGGCTTTCGTTTCAGCTCGGCAAGCTGGTGGCTGCGGATCAAGGGGCGCCATGGATCGAATGGGAGGCGCTTGTCCGCGACGGGCTGCGCTTCGCCTGGGTTGCCCTTAAGGGAATGGATACGACGAACGGCTTCACCGAATCGGGCGCCTTTCAGTTTGCAGGTCCTCCGGGGCTGGAGCCGGTTCGCCTGTTCGGCGTCGAACGCGTATGGCTTCGCGCGCTCAATCGGGACGGTCGCTTCGGAACCCGGGGGGCGCCGGTGCCAACGCTTTTGCGCGTCCACCGCAACGCGGTCTCCATCGTACAGCGACGTACGCTGCGCGACGAGTATCCGGAGCAGACAAGCGGCGGCTGGCAGCTTTCTGCCGCGCCGGTCGTTTCTCATGAGGTATGGGTCGAGGAGACGGGCTTCGTGAATGAGCAGACGCTAGCCGAAATGGATGAAGACCGTTACGAGGCGCACCGGGACAGCGAGGGGCGTCAGACACGCCTTTGGGTTCGCTGGCAGGCGGTTGAATCGTTCGCCGGTTCGCTGCCGCACGATCGTCATTATACGATCGACGAAGCTTCCGGAAGTCTGCGGTTCGGGGACGGCAAAGCCGGCATGGAGCTTCCGCTTGCGGGTACGGACAAAGTGCGCGTGACCTACCAGGTTACCGAAGGGGCGCGCGGCAACGTGCCGGCGCGCGCGATCCGGGGGCTGCTGCAGCCGCTCGCGTTCGTCGACAGCGTCAGCAATCCGTCGGCCGCCGTCGGCGGCGGCGACGCAGAGTCGCTCGCTCGCGCGATGGAGCGGGGTCCGCAGCACGCGCGTCACCGCGGGCGGGCTGTCTCCGCCGCCGACATGGAGTGGATCGTGCGGGAAGCGGATCCCTCGATCGCGCAGGTGCGCTGTCTGCCAGGGCGGGATGCCCGACTGCAGCGCGAGCCGGGCAAAGTCGTCGTCGTAGCGCTGCCGCTCGGCGGCCGCGAAGGCGTCGCTTTTTTTCCCGAGGTCAAAAAGAAAATCGAGGCTGCGCTGCGGGACAAGGCTTCCAATCTGCTGATGCAGGGCGGACGGCTCGCGATTATGCCGCCGGCGCTGCTTGAGATTTCTGTCAAAGCCGTCGTGCGGACCGGCGTCGCCGACGATATCGTACCGACCGAAGCGGCCTGTATGAAGACGCTGGACCGGTACCTCGATACGCGCGCCGGGCAGCTAGACGGACGCGGCTGGCAAATCGGGGAAACGGTGCATTCCTCGGCGTTGTACGGTTTGCTTCAATCGGTACGAACGGTGCTGGAAGTCGAGCTGCTCCACATGAGCGTCGTTGTCATCGAGCACGGCGCAGCGCGGGAGGTGCCCGAATCCGCGCTCCGCGATCTGCCGCATGGCATCGTCGTGTCCGGCAGCCATCAGGTGACGGCGCGTCTCGGTTAG
- a CDS encoding phage tail protein, with translation MGANGNTRDVLGSFRFDVELDGMLVAGFSDVQGLESQTEYEEYREGGVNGYIHRFPKGTRYAQIVLRRGFSSSSALWDWYDQTSRGSVTRKSGSIILYREDGEELCRWNFFEAYPVKWTGPSLDARSSDVAIESIELVHNGIKAIFSKK, from the coding sequence ATGGGAGCAAACGGCAACACCCGCGACGTGCTCGGCAGCTTCCGCTTCGACGTCGAGCTGGATGGGATGCTGGTGGCCGGCTTCTCCGACGTGCAGGGACTCGAATCGCAGACGGAATACGAGGAGTACCGCGAGGGCGGAGTGAACGGCTATATTCACCGCTTCCCCAAAGGAACGCGTTACGCCCAAATCGTTTTGCGTCGCGGCTTCTCCTCATCATCGGCGCTATGGGACTGGTACGATCAGACCTCTCGCGGCTCTGTGACGCGCAAGAGCGGCTCGATCATCCTGTACCGTGAGGATGGTGAGGAATTGTGCCGTTGGAATTTTTTCGAGGCTTATCCCGTCAAATGGACCGGCCCTTCGCTCGATGCCCGTTCGAGCGATGTCGCCATTGAATCGATCGAACTGGTTCACAACGGCATCAAGGCGATTTTCTCCAAGAAATAG
- a CDS encoding phage late control D family protein: MTVKFDTTTYDLSQLESKYRSFFAPAFEILIDGQNLVRIGAAVQGLRVTSRTGMFSDHFSFRIANAFDPVARSLQWLGSLVDVGKSITIKMGYTDRFETVFEGLVTGVGVDYPTGGLPVVSVKGMDKSMLMMRSKQSSQWKDKKASDVARQIASKYGLTPDVDDTMTPIPRIEQHRVSDFHFLHSLAFDNERDFMVVGSKLYFKKRNPSAAEVLTLTYGKSLLSYSAEVDISNQVTQVVVRGIDPDTHEPIEAKSKAVDIIGTNGRSGPNIMGALSSYLIETEFMEYTTVAAAQKLADSIMNDKAMELVTGSGTCIGLPEIRAGRFIKLQNVGRQFNQPMLLNNVVHAIDTSGFITSFNVEGNAI; the protein is encoded by the coding sequence TTGACGGTCAAGTTCGATACGACAACCTACGATTTGTCGCAGCTTGAGAGCAAGTATCGTTCTTTTTTCGCGCCGGCGTTCGAGATTCTGATCGACGGGCAGAACCTCGTGCGGATCGGCGCAGCCGTTCAAGGCCTTCGAGTGACGTCCCGTACCGGGATGTTCTCGGATCATTTCAGCTTTCGCATCGCCAACGCCTTCGATCCGGTCGCCCGGTCGCTCCAGTGGCTCGGCTCGCTGGTCGACGTCGGCAAGTCGATTACGATCAAGATGGGTTATACCGATCGGTTCGAGACCGTTTTCGAGGGGCTTGTGACCGGCGTCGGCGTCGATTATCCGACGGGGGGACTGCCTGTCGTGAGCGTCAAGGGCATGGACAAATCGATGCTCATGATGCGCAGCAAGCAATCGAGCCAGTGGAAGGACAAGAAGGCGAGCGACGTTGCCCGGCAGATCGCCTCCAAATACGGACTGACGCCCGACGTCGACGACACGATGACGCCGATCCCGCGCATCGAGCAGCACCGGGTGAGCGATTTTCATTTTTTGCACTCGCTCGCGTTCGACAACGAACGGGATTTCATGGTCGTCGGCTCGAAGCTCTATTTTAAAAAGCGCAATCCGTCCGCAGCCGAGGTGCTCACGCTGACTTACGGCAAGAGCTTGCTTAGCTACTCGGCGGAGGTGGACATTTCGAATCAGGTCACGCAGGTCGTCGTAAGAGGCATCGATCCCGACACGCACGAACCGATCGAGGCGAAGTCCAAGGCAGTCGACATCATCGGCACGAATGGCCGGTCCGGTCCGAATATTATGGGCGCGCTCTCGTCCTATTTGATCGAGACGGAATTTATGGAATATACGACCGTCGCGGCCGCGCAGAAGCTGGCGGATTCGATCATGAACGATAAGGCGATGGAGCTGGTGACCGGATCGGGCACGTGCATCGGACTCCCCGAGATTCGCGCGGGCCGGTTCATCAAGCTGCAAAACGTCGGCCGCCAGTTCAACCAGCCGATGCTGCTGAACAACGTGGTGCATGCCATCGATACGAGCGGTTTCATCACCAGCTTCAACGTGGAGGGGAACGCCATATGA
- a CDS encoding putative baseplate assembly protein — protein MLPKLPLDDRTYESILFEARQGIQRRLPEWTDENAHDPGMTMLELFAWISEMQQFYLSRVPDRNRRKFLELLGESPRQATASAALASFGGIGRTVLLPQGTKLLAEDQTFETAAPTTLRPLAVDRIVTRTEREASDRTASNTQGDVAFYAFGADARAGSRLYVSFDREPPVGEPIELTILLAEDGGHGSLDAWQAMPLTAALAAMPADAGEPHVPPSIVPSARIAWKGYAQDEQTDASGWLPLETVGDETLHLSFSGRVTLKLNAPLRPVLVHPANDRPRWWICCVLEEEGYEEPPRIDRILLHTALVVQRDTLSETIDCDVPEEGEVSLSANTFLSRYGLLRVQVREPDGRWREWREVPDIGAAGPDDRVYAVRMPQEGGAQIVFGDGAHGIRPPGGPGAVRRIHADKTFADKRFIGRSNGLPMQRFNVYDLACRRREHFLLQVGMPGERPGEWLWEDWLPVENFDRSGPLDRHYMFDPDTCEIRFGNDERGAIPPACDEANLCLVVCVLGGGERGNIKPGLLSGWVSEEQRAYGVSVTNAGYGYGGAESESVSDCIARLQQRWLEPYRAVTDEDYAALAKATPGLRVARVHVIAGYAPGRSDPVPHAVTVVAMPFSRQPTPKPSKGFLQTVARHLDDRRLIGTEVHVIAPEYIRVTVHAVIVVEPQFAHETRRIAAVLNELLSPSGSLKSAAGWPFGRPVYRGDVFAALSRIGGVAYVQELWLDGEGRYAAKSQGGDVLLPPNGLVYSGEHRIELLSRTQL, from the coding sequence ATGCTGCCCAAGCTGCCGCTTGACGATCGCACGTACGAGAGTATCCTGTTCGAAGCACGCCAAGGTATACAGCGGCGCCTGCCGGAGTGGACCGACGAAAACGCGCACGACCCCGGCATGACGATGCTGGAGCTGTTCGCCTGGATCAGCGAGATGCAGCAGTTTTATTTGAGCCGGGTGCCCGATCGCAACCGCCGCAAGTTCCTCGAGCTGCTCGGCGAATCGCCGCGCCAGGCGACAGCCTCAGCCGCGCTCGCTTCGTTCGGCGGCATCGGACGGACGGTGCTGCTGCCGCAAGGGACCAAGCTGCTTGCCGAGGACCAAACGTTCGAGACGGCGGCGCCCACGACGCTAAGGCCGCTTGCCGTCGACCGGATCGTCACGCGCACCGAACGCGAGGCCAGCGACCGTACGGCGTCGAACACGCAGGGCGATGTCGCTTTTTATGCGTTCGGCGCGGATGCAAGGGCAGGCAGCAGACTATACGTATCGTTCGATAGGGAGCCCCCCGTAGGAGAGCCGATCGAGCTGACGATTTTGCTGGCGGAGGATGGCGGCCACGGCAGTCTCGACGCTTGGCAGGCGATGCCGTTGACCGCTGCCCTGGCTGCCATGCCTGCCGATGCGGGGGAACCGCATGTGCCGCCTTCTATTGTTCCGTCCGCGCGCATCGCCTGGAAGGGCTACGCGCAAGACGAACAGACGGACGCTTCGGGCTGGCTGCCGCTTGAGACGGTCGGCGACGAGACGCTGCATTTAAGCTTCAGCGGCCGCGTAACGCTCAAGCTGAACGCGCCGCTGCGCCCGGTGCTTGTCCATCCTGCGAACGATCGGCCGCGCTGGTGGATCTGCTGCGTGCTCGAGGAGGAAGGCTACGAGGAGCCGCCCCGCATCGACCGGATCCTGCTTCATACGGCGCTCGTCGTTCAGCGGGACACGCTCAGCGAGACGATCGACTGCGACGTGCCGGAAGAAGGAGAGGTCTCGCTATCCGCGAATACTTTTTTGTCGCGGTACGGCCTGCTTCGCGTACAGGTGCGCGAGCCTGACGGCAGATGGCGGGAGTGGCGGGAGGTCCCGGACATCGGCGCAGCCGGACCGGACGACCGCGTATATGCCGTACGGATGCCGCAAGAGGGCGGGGCGCAAATCGTTTTTGGCGACGGAGCGCATGGGATACGGCCGCCGGGCGGGCCCGGGGCCGTTCGGCGCATCCATGCGGACAAGACGTTCGCCGACAAACGCTTCATCGGCCGAAGCAACGGTCTGCCGATGCAGCGATTTAACGTCTATGACCTGGCATGCCGCCGAAGGGAGCATTTTCTGCTGCAGGTCGGCATGCCGGGCGAGCGGCCGGGCGAGTGGCTTTGGGAGGATTGGCTCCCGGTCGAGAACTTCGACCGCTCCGGCCCGCTCGACCGCCACTATATGTTCGATCCGGACACCTGCGAGATCCGCTTCGGCAACGACGAACGCGGCGCAATTCCGCCGGCCTGCGACGAGGCCAATCTATGCCTGGTCGTCTGCGTGCTCGGCGGCGGCGAGCGGGGCAATATCAAGCCGGGCTTGCTGAGCGGCTGGGTGTCGGAGGAACAGCGGGCGTACGGCGTGTCCGTAACCAATGCCGGCTACGGCTATGGCGGCGCCGAGAGCGAGAGCGTGAGCGACTGCATCGCGCGATTGCAGCAGCGCTGGCTTGAACCCTATCGCGCCGTTACGGACGAAGACTATGCGGCGCTCGCGAAGGCTACGCCGGGACTTAGAGTCGCCAGGGTGCATGTTATCGCGGGATATGCGCCGGGACGTTCCGACCCCGTGCCCCATGCGGTGACGGTCGTCGCGATGCCGTTCAGCCGTCAGCCGACGCCGAAGCCGAGCAAGGGATTTTTGCAGACGGTGGCCCGCCATCTGGACGATCGCCGGCTGATCGGGACGGAGGTTCACGTGATCGCCCCCGAATATATCAGAGTGACCGTCCATGCGGTCATCGTCGTCGAGCCTCAGTTTGCGCATGAAACGAGACGGATCGCCGCCGTATTAAATGAACTGCTCAGCCCTTCGGGCAGCCTCAAGTCCGCGGCCGGCTGGCCCTTTGGAAGACCGGTGTATCGCGGCGACGTCTTCGCGGCGCTTAGCCGAATCGGCGGCGTGGCGTATGTGCAGGAGTTGTGGCTGGACGGCGAAGGACGTTATGCGGCTAAAAGCCAGGGCGGGGACGTGCTTCTGCCGCCCAACGGACTCGTATATTCCGGCGAGCACCGGATTGAACTGCTGAGCCGCACACAGCTTTAA
- a CDS encoding CIS tube protein yields MALSKAKIVIIKSNSQETVDVLFNPGEYMLQAGNSYSWHAVPGLQSPIAQFVSGEATTLTMDLFFDTYEKGTDVRAHTAKISGLLQVDSDLHAPPLCRFVWGSLNFKGVAEKVSQRFTMFLDSGIPVRATLNVTLRAVLGLTEQYQQVPRQSADRTKQKTLKQDEQLWMLAAEEYEDPSQWRAIAEANGIDNPRRLPAGRKLIIPRLE; encoded by the coding sequence ATGGCCTTATCCAAAGCAAAAATCGTCATCATCAAGAGCAATTCGCAGGAAACGGTCGACGTGCTGTTCAACCCGGGCGAGTACATGCTGCAGGCAGGCAACAGTTATTCGTGGCATGCCGTGCCCGGTCTGCAATCGCCGATCGCCCAGTTCGTTAGCGGCGAGGCGACGACGCTGACGATGGATCTGTTTTTCGATACCTACGAAAAAGGAACCGATGTCCGCGCGCATACGGCGAAGATCAGCGGACTGCTGCAGGTGGACAGCGATTTGCACGCACCGCCTTTATGCAGGTTCGTGTGGGGCTCGCTCAATTTCAAAGGCGTCGCGGAGAAGGTATCCCAGCGATTCACGATGTTTCTCGACTCCGGCATCCCGGTCCGGGCGACGCTCAACGTGACGCTGCGCGCGGTGCTCGGCTTGACGGAGCAGTATCAGCAGGTGCCTCGCCAATCGGCCGATCGCACGAAGCAAAAAACGCTGAAGCAGGACGAGCAGCTGTGGATGCTCGCGGCAGAGGAATACGAGGACCCGTCCCAGTGGCGGGCCATCGCCGAAGCCAACGGCATCGACAATCCGAGACGGCTGCCGGCGGGGCGCAAGCTGATTATCCCGAGATTGGAGTGA
- a CDS encoding GPW/gp25 family protein: MSASFLGRGWRFPVGVDATTGRMLMSEGEDDIAEAIRIVLMTSRGERVMRPGFGSGLSGYAFSGLDETTLRLLESDAREAIVVWEPRVKDVEVRAETDPSEPGRIRLSVDYVVRSTNNLFNQVYPFYLDEGTK; the protein is encoded by the coding sequence ATGTCCGCTTCGTTTCTGGGCAGAGGCTGGCGCTTCCCCGTCGGCGTCGACGCGACGACCGGCCGCATGCTGATGTCGGAGGGCGAGGACGATATCGCCGAGGCGATTCGCATCGTGCTCATGACGTCGCGCGGCGAGCGTGTCATGCGTCCGGGCTTTGGCAGCGGTCTTTCCGGATATGCGTTCTCCGGACTTGACGAGACGACGCTGCGGCTGCTTGAGAGCGATGCGCGCGAAGCGATCGTCGTCTGGGAGCCTCGCGTCAAAGACGTGGAGGTCAGGGCCGAGACCGATCCGTCCGAGCCCGGCCGTATCCGGCTGTCCGTGGATTATGTCGTCCGATCGACGAACAACCTGTTCAACCAGGTATACCCTTTCTATCTGGACGAAGGCACCAAATAA
- a CDS encoding phage baseplate assembly protein V: protein MMGQDYSGSRPNAGSVNGVMVATVTNNSDPEKRNRVKLKFAVRENDNETDWVPIASLMGGGDRGTMFVPEVGDEVLVAFEMGSLKLPYVIGSLWTKNNLPPAKHEKNDIRKIRSRGGHEMLFQDTDGDGKITLKTAKGFKVDISEKESKVEVATSDGNQSVVLTGGGTGTVVVKSAGAKITLDKSGKITIEAPNAVEIKGTQLKIEASAQLSLKASASIDMKSDGIITIKGSLVKIN from the coding sequence ATGATGGGACAAGACTACTCGGGATCGCGTCCTAACGCGGGCAGCGTGAACGGCGTCATGGTCGCTACCGTTACGAACAACAGCGACCCTGAGAAGCGCAATCGCGTCAAGCTCAAATTCGCGGTGCGGGAAAACGACAACGAAACCGACTGGGTACCGATCGCCTCGCTTATGGGCGGCGGAGACAGGGGGACGATGTTCGTGCCCGAGGTCGGGGATGAGGTGCTGGTCGCTTTCGAGATGGGCAGTCTCAAGCTCCCTTATGTCATCGGCAGCCTGTGGACCAAGAACAACCTGCCGCCGGCCAAGCACGAAAAAAACGACATCCGCAAAATCCGTTCGCGCGGCGGCCACGAGATGCTTTTTCAGGATACCGACGGCGACGGCAAGATCACGCTCAAGACCGCCAAAGGCTTTAAAGTCGATATCTCCGAAAAGGAAAGCAAGGTCGAGGTGGCGACCAGCGACGGCAATCAATCGGTCGTGCTGACCGGAGGCGGGACGGGGACGGTCGTCGTTAAGTCGGCGGGAGCCAAGATCACGCTCGATAAGAGCGGCAAGATCACGATCGAAGCGCCGAACGCGGTCGAGATCAAAGGCACGCAGCTGAAGATCGAGGCATCCGCCCAGCTTAGCCTGAAGGCGTCTGCCAGCATCGATATGAAAAGCGACGGCATCATCACTATTAAGGGCTCGCTGGTCAAAATCAACTAG